One genomic window of Plasmodium coatneyi strain Hackeri chromosome 12, complete sequence includes the following:
- a CDS encoding Transmembrane protein Tmp21-like protein encodes MVRRLAQLAALLVVLTLQCLHTEAIEVYLTVRPKKVKCLKERINKDTLVVAKFKTDNKNSPISIFIYDADIYEKSFNFQKKLPLFETINEHDIKTAFTTFYTTSYSFCAYNSTNKVMDVLFEIKHGTEARDYAQIAKTEHLNEATIYLKQIVDQMSNFHLNLKRIKASEENEKKSSDKLNDTLMWFSLMNILIIIVAAIIQDFYFKRFFTSKKII; translated from the coding sequence ATGGTGAGACGGCTGGCCCAGCTGGCGGCACTGCTTGTCGTGCTGACCCTGCAATGCCTCCACACAGAAGCGATAGAGGTTTACCTCACCGTGCGGCccaaaaaagtgaaatgcTTAAAGGAGCGAATTAATAAGGACACACTTGTGGTGGCGAAATTCAAAACAGACAACAAAAATTCACCCATATCTATATTCATCTACGACGCAGACATATACGAAAAATCCTTCAACTTCCAAAAAAAGTTACCACTCTTTGAAACGATTAATGAGCATGATATTAAGACGGCCTTCACAACATTCTACACAACTTCCTACTCCTTCTGTGCATATAACAGTACCAATAAAGTTATGGATGTGCTTTTTGAAATAAAGCATGGCACAGAAGCAAGGGATTATGCGCAAATAGCCAAGACGGAACACCTGAATGAAGCCACCATATACTTAAAGCAAATAGTTGACCAGATGAGTAACTTCCACTTGAATTTGAAAAGAATTAAAGCATCGGaggagaatgaaaagaagtcCAGTGATAAGCTCAATGACACCCTCATGTGGTTTTCCCTCATGAATATTCTAATTATTATTGTTGCCGCGATTATTCAGGATTTCTACTTCAAGCGGTTCTTCACATCGAAGAAGATTATATGA